CCTCTTCGCTCGGATGAAACAACCTCGAGGCGAGATGTGAGAGAGCCAACCCGTGGATCGCGTACGTGTCCTTTCTCAGATTATGACAACGTTCATCAGTGTCCCACGTGCAATCCGAAAGATATACTACAGTATTCTCCTAGCTGTGATATGTATGCAAGGGAAGGAACTATGACACGATTTCCCATTATTTCCAGTATCACTTACTGCCTACTCATGGTTCGTATTGATGCCCCGATGATCAATATAAGGCAAGAATTGTATTGCATTTATCCCCCTACAACAATAACAGCTATGACTCTCTCTTATCTTTCGTCCTCTAGATCCGACTGTACATCTCCAAGCGATTTCCTATTTATCTTTTGAGGACGATCCATTTTTGCCTGAATCTTTGTTATGAGCGTTCCACTCTTTCCACAACCCATCCAGACTCCTCTGGATCATATTCAGCGGTAAACTCCTAATGATATCATTAACATTTTCGTCcaatttctttctctccttttctctctctgACTCATCAGTGGATACTTTATCCACCAAGTCTGTGGTAAGACGGTACATTGCCAGAACAGCCAAGGAGATATGAGTCTGGTGATTTGTATAAGGTGATTCTTTCTTAATGGTAGATGAGAAAGATTTATTGAAATATGTAGGATTCGATGAATAAACGGGATTTCGATCTCCCCTAGTCAAGCGTAGGAGGATCTCGATCGTTTCAATAGGTGACAAAAGGAGTGAGGAGATGAATGATTCTCTGGTTGAGGATGTACCGTacgaagaggtggaagaccATTGCTCGAGAATTGATTTGAGCGTCGGTGCCTAATAAAGCCAGCACTTTCGTCAGTATCGATTTCAGATGTAGTCAACTCGTCCTCACTGGGATCGTTGAATCTACAAGTACGTCAGAATGATACTCACAGGATCGGGATCCATCACTTccaatttccctttccaaccCGCCGAACCGAATCCAAGTCCTTTCACaccattctcttcatcctgttctATCCTCCTCGAACCGAATTGCTCATATAACCAATTATCAGCCGAATTGTTTCTACACCATTTAGGCTCGGATAATGGGTTTTTGCGATTCAAGTAGACAGTAAGAGTGAttttcgaagatgaagatgaagcagGTTGAGTCTGACTTTCATCATGTTTGACATTTTGAGCTTGCTCGGAACCCGCGATGATATCGTTATCGTCATTCTGTCCGTTCTGAGCTGCATTGATCTTAGCGACCTCACTAGAGtcaccttgaccttcagAGGGGCTGTTGACAGTCGTAGATAGGACTTTATGGAAAGGCGGTATGGATTGTCCATCTTCAGTCGGTACCGTATAATCAGGCTGACCGAAGAAAGTTGAAATACTTGTTGAATTCAGGGTGATATACCTCTGATCATTCGAATCATAACTTTCGACCTGTCGGAAGTAGAAGTGAACAAATTCAGTTGATCCTCTTGTTTATTCGATAAGAGAATGGGACTCACCAATATACCCTTAGGCAGCCTGATCTCCTGTGCTTCCTTACTCTCAAACTCCAGATCTTTCAATTCCACTTCGatcctcccttccttcctccaaATTTTCACTTTTTCCACAACGTCCGAATCGATACATATCCTCCTCAAACTCTTTTCATACAAGATCGATAGTCTATTCGTACTAGGCACAGATCTTTGAGTACTTGAAGCCGCAAtttgtgagtgagattgggAATTTTGCTGATCGCCAGCAATGGtagattgataatctttAGAATCGGTTGAACTGACTGAACTATGTCTCCTGGCTCTTGTTTTCTCCTCGGTAGGGTTGATAGTTTCGACAATCTCGTCTTGCTGGGGATTTTCACCATTGACAGGTTCCGCATGAACGATGTTCGGTGTATCGGTAGATGTGCTGGGTGGTTCAATATCGGTCGGAGCTGCATCGGGTACCGCTTCGAGCTCGGTGGTGACAGATGTGGGGTCTACATGTTCAGGTTCGATAGCTTGAGTCTCGCTAGCGGGGATTTGTCCTGGATCAGTAGTCATCGACACGTCTCCAACCTCCTCATTTGGTACAGGCTCGACGACTTGCTCAAGGGGAAGGGTCATCTCAGGTGCTTCAACGATTGCAGCTATCGCTTGAGCTTCAGACTCAGTATTTTGAGCGGGAGGGGTTTCGGTATTCTCAGTCGCAGTCGCTTCGGGGAGGGTAGGGACTTCGGTTTTCTCAACAGGATCCTCAGTCTGGGTTTCAGGCTCGGCCTCAGCTTCTACACCGTTCTGATGAGCGGGTTGAgtctcagcttcagcttcagcttcgattTCCCCCTTTATCCTTTGAACCTCTTCCGCTTCCTCTACAGCTTCCGTGTCTCCCACCTCATTCTCACCAGCTCCACTAGGGGCAACGCTCGAAGactcccttcctctcttccttcgagCGGATTTAGGTATCCTATCTAATTCAGGTGGTGAGTCGAAATAGATCCTAAATCGATTTTGGTTTGATCCAAATATCGACGATGTGGGGATCTCAGAGGTAGAAGGGATGTTGGGTTTGTTATGAGTGAGGAGGTATGACGAATTGCGTTTCTTAGCGgctgtctcttcttctatacaTTGTCCAAACCAGTAAAATTACTCAAAAGTCAGAACGGAAAACTCTCAGACTTGAAGACaaaaaggtgaagaaaaaGGGGAAACAGAAAACACACCAGAATCAGGAGACTTCGCTTTCCTCTTTTCAcccctcttctctttctcttctggcACATCATCTCCAGCTACTGCAGAAGCTTCATTTGTTTCAGTCACTTCTAATTTGGCTTCTTCCGAGGTCTCGTCCATTTTAGACAAATCGACAGATTCTCCGTTGGTGCCAGAAGCTTCCTTAGTTTCCTCTTTGACATCCGAGTTATCGATAAGAGGCACTTcaatcacttcatctcctgCTGTGACAGCATCGCCTTTCTCTTCAGCCTTGaccacttcctcttcttcttcaacctcttgtCCTCCAACTTTACCCCAACTCCACCCTAATCCTTTCACCTCAATCCCAACGATTCTAAAATCAGTCATTGTAGTCCTCaactcttcccttctcttttctttcctaGGCGTATCCTTCTTAGATGGAGGCAATGAACTCCTAGCACCTCCCCCAGTCGGAGTATTGTTAtccctcctcatcattcCACTGGGACCTCTCGGAGCACCTGCCATCCCCCCTCCCCTCCCTCCTCTACCACTATAACCACCTCTCAAGGGCGCACCACCTCTTGCACCCAATCCAATTCCAAACGGTGGAGGACCACCTGACCCAAGATGAATAGGCGGTCTGGAAGTTGGGATGGGCGCAgcacctctaccaccacgagaagaggaagatgcagaagaagaattatTGAAACCTGGTTGACCACCATTCACACCTGTGTTGAAAGCTGCAGGAGCAGATGGAGGTCTGTTAATCGAATTTTGCATAGGACCATTAGGAGGTCTAACCACACCATTTCCCATCCCCACACTTGCCCCAGCTGCGCCCGGTCCATCGAACCTTGGTCGTTTGGCTGGAGGGAATCCACCAGGTTGAGGAGTTGGCATGGGTGGTCTGGGCGGGCGAGCACCTTGTGGACGATAGGGCGAatgttgagcttgaggtCTATATGGTTGATTACCTGTCGGAGCGaattgctgttgttgaggagtTTGACCTTGAGCAGGTTGAGGATAGTatggtccaggtccagctTGCTGAGGATATGTCGTAGTtagttgaggttgaggaggtcGATAGCCTGGTGCAGTACCGGTGACAGGTGTAGGTTGTTGTGCACCCCAAGCGAATCCAGGTTGTTGGTTGAATGGTGGTCTACCTTGACCTTGTATTGGTGGTGCTTGCGGTTGAGGTGTCGAATATCCAGCGGTAGGATTCGGGCTGTaagcttgagcttgttgaggatATTGACCGGGTTGTTGGCCATACCCACCAGGAGCAGGAGAATAAGCTTGATTGCCTGGAGTTGGTCTGAAAGGTTGACTGGGTCCAGCTACTCCCATACCAGGTTGGACAGGCGCTGTATATGTCCCATGTTGAGCTCCAGCGCCGTAGCCGTAGTTCGCATAGGGGTTCCCAGCTGTACCGGGTCCTGCGGCTGGACCAGCAGGTTGAGGTCCAGCAGAATAGGTAGCGGGTGGGTTGATCCCTTGAGCCTGAGATAAATATGTCAGCTGCTTGCCTGGTGAAAGAAATCAAGTCGTAGCTCACCTGATAGTAGGCTGCCCAAGCTGCAGCATGAGCAGCTTGGTCTACCggttgaccttgttgagaGTACTGCTGTTGCGCTTGAACAGGGGGCGGTGGACCAGTTGGAAGAGGGGGAGCAGGTCCTGGGCCATTGTTTTGCATGTATGGTTTCGAGGGCAGTCCCGAAGGACCTCGCTTGTTCATGCTTGCACAGACGCCGTTGTGGTCCGAAGGCGATTGGTCAATCGATGATAGGTGcaagaagtagatgattCAAAGACCAAGTGCACAGAAAAGAACCGATCTGAATGGATACAATTTGACTGAAACCGAAAACGAAAACCATGTTAACTTTAGCTTGTTCAGGTGAAGCAGGAGAGATCCACGTGACAGCGCTTACAAATtccttcttgttgttgtaaTCAACCCCCTTTCACAGTTGTAATGGGCGATTAGGAATGAATCCTAATTGTGATTCAGGGTTCCTTTCTGGTTTTCTGATGAGAAGCCAAGTCAAGTTATGATATCAATCGACAACTCTTGGCCTTGAGAGTAACACTCAGACACATATCATCCTCGGTACATTCTGCAATTTCAAGGCTCAAGCGatccatccccatcatcaaGATGCCTCCAAAAGGACCAAACACACTCCCACTGCCATATGCCCAGGTGCAGCAGCCAGCCAGAAGGGAACAGAGACAACctatgaggtgagttctatcttctccacctgtGTGACTGTTTTCATCCAGAAGAACTAGCTGATGTCTGGTCCATGTATAGAACATCGAAATTGGGAACGAGTAAGGCTGATGCTGTACAAATATTGCAAACGATCCGTGTCCGGATTGCTGATTTTATTGCTTTGTGACCAACAGAACTCAAGGTACTCCCCACGCAACCTGAAACACCGACCAtcccagaagaagatgaagacgaggataATGAGAGGGATCTGTCAAATcgcgatgaaggtgaaggtgttgaggtgaatttgatttcTATCAAATATGTCATACACGCCTCAAACCTACGTATGACTTGTCAGCTTACTGGATGCTTCTTTGCAGTTTTACACACCATTATCACAAATACCTAAAGGAACCGCTAGGAGGGATGCCCAGAGGTTGACCAAGAGTGAAAAGGCAAAGTTACCTCGAGTCACCGCATACTGTACTGCAGCGTGAGTGCTATCGAACATCACCAATAAACACCATACACAAGCTGAACATATCGAGTACATATGTAGGACGTATAATCTCCCCGCAATGCAGGCTTACCTGTCAGCTCGACCTGCATCATACCGTACTCATCCGAGAATATTCGATACAGAATGTTTACACACACCCTATCTCCCACCTcctacttcatcttcatccaactttagatcacctcatctcaaACCTCTTATACAGAATAACAACAATATCCCTGAGGCCGATTTGTTAAATCTCGGTAACGACTATTCGCCAAATACAAATACGAATTCAAATACCAAAAGATCTTCTTCGCCCTCTCGTTCAAATGAAGCTAAGAGACATACTGGATTTACCAAACGTCCCGGAGGATCACGTAATAACTCGTCAAACTCTACGACCAACAAACGTATATCGAATAGCCATAAGGAAGAGtcgaatggaaatggaacAGATAGCGAGagggacgatgatgatgatttcgaagaagaagaatgggtaCCGGATGTTTTCTTGTTTGAATATGGGACGGTGGTCATCTGGGGTATGAcggagaaggaagagaagaggttcCTGAGTAgcatgtgagtgaaatgTTCACTTCGACTGGATTGCTTCCCTCTCTCGCTACTATCCCTCAGAAATGCCAAGAATCTGCTTGAACTCAGTTTTAGTTGAGAGAAATGCTGATTACTTTCCTTTATTTGGATGGTACGCAGTAAAAAATTCGAAATTGAAAGATTATCAACAGAAGATGTAGAAATGGAAGATCTGAATTTCTATTACGCTGATTATTCTCGGTGAGTATATACAAAAACCGTAGTGGCTCGAGTATCGCAAATTCTTGCTGAAACAAGTAGCTGATGACGGAATGACCAAACATAGAATATATAACGATGTAATCACTCTAAGAAAGGGATCTTCATATATGTGAGTCCCAGTCAGATTTATCAGGGTGAGAAGCTGATAAATGTTTACATCACATTCAGGACGAAACTCTCCCTGTCTCACGCTTTGTCACAATCAGTGAAAATATCTTTATTCGAAGAATTGATTACATCGACTATTGAACAGACTAAAGATATACCCAAATCTCTCAGTGAGACGGGTAAGATCGGGGTGAGTATCTTTGAAAGAAACCTCCAAATGGGTATGAGTAATGAAACTCATTGACATTCTTGTGGTGGTTCCTTGTAGTTGCCCCGAAGTGAAATTATGAAGCAGATTGGGaatttgttcatcttgagaATAAATATAAATCTAGTTGGATCGATCTTGGATTCACCCGTGAGTTGATTGGCACTCCTCCCCTGATAATGGGAATCATCCAGCTCATAGTTTCTCCTTCGTCCCTTATTGGTGGTGTAATTGATATAGGAGTTCTtctggtgagttgtcaaTTGCATCCCATGTCAACGATCAATAAAATGGCAAATCTAATTGATTTATCATTCTAAACTGTACAGGACTTTCCCGGATCTGGAACCATTATATGGAGCAGCTCGATCGTATCTCGAGATAGGTCAAAGGGTAGATCTGTTGAATGCCAGAGTAGATGTGAGTGTATTCCACCATACACATAATCGATCTCTGGGAGCTGATTAATGAGGTTTGTGAACAGGTATTACAAGATATGTTGAAACTGCTAAAGGAAAGTGTCAATTCGAGTCATGGAGAGAGGCTGGAAGGGATcgtgatcatcttgatgtaAGTGCACGTTCGTTTCAGTGAGATTGAGTGGAGAATTCAGGCTGATCTTTcgtcttccttctccctttcctcaACTTCGTTCAGTGGTATCGAAATTGTTTTAGGTATAATCACGATATTGGTTGATTTATCACTTACTTGATCGACTGGTAGATCGAATAAGTCGATGATTCTAAACTTCCTCAATTCGCAATATGATTATTACATGATATATAATCTATTTTTAGCTTGAAATAACATAGGTTCCCTCTTttcacctctctcttcccatcctccgCTGTCATTATCTTTCATAATTTGTATCCCTATCTTCTAAGCTTTACGTATCGTTTGATATATACTTTACACTATACTATAGATGATGTATAATCGTACGCAGACATCCTGATGATCGCTCCCAACGTACATATACATGAGAATGTGTGTTAATCGTCCCGAAAGGATACTCCACCACGGCGGCAGAATATGAAGATTGAAAATAGCGATAATGTATAATGCATGACGCATAATGCACGATGATTCCCTAAGAAGATATAAAATAGTTGATATACTCATATCCTACAATAACATATCGTCGTCAATCTATCAGTCTACTACACACACTCTAAGCACTACTGGTCTCTCTAGCTTTCGCTCCAATGTAATTCAAAGCACTACCAAACCTCAACCATTCAATCTGATCCGCACTCAACGTATGTCTAGTCTTGACCTCCACTACCTCTCCAGAGGGTTTCTCAACTCTCAATACAACGATATCCGACGTGGAGGTACCAGCCATTATATCGGCTAAACCTTGAGTAGAGACTTTATCGTGAGAGGAGATCTTGGAGTAATCGGATTTATCGATGAACCATAATGGTAATATACCTTGTTTCTGTAACATCGAGAAACAAACGAATTATCAGTATATGGTACAATGCCTATTGACATATGtatagatgaggatgtagaCCCACCTTCAAGTTGGTCTCGTGGATACGAGCGAAAGATCTAGCTACAATCATTGCACCTCCGTAGAAACGGGGTTGTAAAGCTGCGTGTTCTCTAGCTGATCCTTCACCGTCTGTTGATGCCACAAtcaatgatgagatcagCAAAATCCATGTGAGCTTTGAGAAGCAGATAAAGCATtatggaggaagaaagaaagtcCTCAACTCACAATTATCATCCACTACCAACATCCAAGGTTCATTCCTTTTCTTATACTTCTGCATAGTCTTAGGAATCGTATCTTCGGAACCATCAATATCTATCGCTTTGTTGATCTGGTTGTTCTCATCGTTTACAGCGGTCATCAATGTATTTTCTGATATATTACTTAAATGACCTTTATATTTCAACCATGCTCCAGCAGCTGAGATATGATCGGTCGTACATTTCCCTTTAACTCTCATCAAACATGTCATCTGAGGTAACTCCCCTTTACCATCAGCAAAATTCGTACCGAACGGTTCGAGTATTTCCAAACGGGTGGATTCGGGTGAGATGGCGATTTCCGTTTCGGGCTTGGGGGTAGGTGAAGGACTAGGTGCGTAGGATAGGTCACCTGCTGAATAGCCTGTGGGGGGTAATCTGTCTCCTGAGGGGGGTTGGAATTTGAATGGACCGTTGGGAGTGGAGATGGAATCGGTTGTAGGGTTGAAATTCAGATCACCAGAGAAGGCCATCTGTAGCAAGTCAAAATAAATTGTCAGTTCTACTTGCCACTGCGGTTAATTAGATGTTACGATATATTCATGCACTCACAGCAGTGACAATCTCAGGTGAAGCTAAAAAGTTCATAGTCTTCAAATTACCATCATTTCTAGCTTTGAAGTTTCTGTTGAACGAAGTCAAAATTGCATTGTCTTCACCCTTGTGttcatctctcttccatTGTCCGATACATGGTCCACAAGCATTGGCTAAAACAGTCGCACCGACACTCTCGAGCGTATCCTGTaacccatctttctcaacAGTTGCTCTAATCAATTCGGATCCAGGTGTGACTAAGAAGGGGACCTTCGACTTCAATCCGGCAGCTTTGGCTTGTTCCGCTATGGAGGCTACTCTCGACATATCTTCGTATGACGAGTTGGTACATGAGCCGATCAATGCTGAGGATAGGGTAGTGGGGTATTTGTTGGTGTTGAGAaagttggagaaagatgatagaggGGTAGCAAGATCGGGGGTGAATGGACCGTTCAAGTGTGGTTCGAGTTCAGAGAGATTCTACGCATGCCAAGAGCAATTGTCAGCTAAGATTATTGGGTACTTTGAGAAGGGCTCATACTTACAATCTCGATAACCTCGTCATATTCTGCTCCCTCGTCAGCACTCAAGAATCCCTGCTTGGCAGCTTCGTCGGCGGCTTGAGCAACAGGTCCTCTGCCGGTAGCATGCAAGTATTGTCGCATGTTGTCAGAGTATGGGAAAGTTGA
The nucleotide sequence above comes from Kwoniella europaea PYCC6329 chromosome 1, complete sequence. Encoded proteins:
- a CDS encoding aconitate hydratase, mitochondrial codes for the protein MVLSSSSRVTTLPHRAIRLSRGLATPSTLPIKDCTSITPPYPRLLKTLDQVRDVLPKGSKLTLAEKILYSHLRNPEESLGGNGGNGKIRGERYLKLRPDRVAMQDASAQMALLQFMTCRLPSCAVPASIHCDHLIQAQTGAESDLTRSIEANKEVFDFLESAAQKYGIEFWKPGSGIIHQIVLENYAAPGLLMLGTDSHTPNAGGLGMLAIGVGGADAVDALTDTPWELKAPLITGVKLTGQLQGWATPKDLILHLAGKLTVRGGTGRIIEYFGPGVPAQSCTGLATIANMGAEVGATTSTFPYSDNMRQYLHATGRGPVAQAADEAAKQGFLSADEGAEYDEVIEINLSELEPHLNGPFTPDLATPLSSFSNFLNTNKYPTTLSSALIGSCTNSSYEDMSRVASIAEQAKAAGLKSKVPFLVTPGSELIRATVEKDGLQDTLESVGATVLANACGPCIGQWKRDEHKGEDNAILTSFNRNFKARNDGNLKTMNFLASPEIVTAMAFSGDLNFNPTTDSISTPNGPFKFQPPSGDRLPPTGYSAGDLSYAPSPSPTPKPETEIAISPESTRLEILEPFGTNFADGKGELPQMTCLMRVKGKCTTDHISAAGAWLKYKGHLSNISENTLMTAVNDENNQINKAIDIDGSEDTIPKTMQKYKKRNEPWMLVVDDNYGEGSAREHAALQPRFYGGAMIVARSFARIHETNLKKQGILPLWFIDKSDYSKISSHDKVSTQGLADIMAGTSTSDIVVLRVEKPSGEVVEVKTRHTLSADQIEWLRFGSALNYIGAKARETSSA